Proteins encoded together in one Coffea arabica cultivar ET-39 chromosome 2c, Coffea Arabica ET-39 HiFi, whole genome shotgun sequence window:
- the LOC113726763 gene encoding uncharacterized protein: MSGIFGGRDPFDDPFFTRPLGGLFGSKMSASAAPSGDPVHSNRLKAPIIEELDIEDDNISGGEEDPGTASANQNPFVEHPEDQIDDHHKSKTNSKNKELVYRSDRNKVGGERPQKGSVSFQKVTYGGINGAYYTASTTRRTGNDGVVLEDRKEADSTTGQATHRISKGIHDKGHSVTRQLNADGEVDTMQTLHNLDEDELAGFDQSWRGSADMHLPGWDMPLDFHSKPGIGGSRLTSWSGWGQPIWQQLGRDASLRPGAQADSARGRPKKTVSIPIE, translated from the exons ATGTCGGGTATATTTGGAGGGAGAGACCCTTTTGATGACCCCTTCTTTACTCGCCCTTTAGGTGGCTTATTTGGGTCCAAAATGTCTGCTTCGGCTGCTCCTTCTGGTGATCCAGTGCACAGCAATAGGTTGAAGGCACCGATTATTGAGGAGCTAGATATTGAGGATGATAATATATCTGGAGGAGAGGAGGATCCAGGGACTGCATCTGCTAATCAAAATCCATTTGTTGAGCACCCTGAGGACCAAATTGATG ATCATCATAAGAGCAAAACTAATAGCAAGAATAAAGAACTAGTATATAGGTCCGATCGTAATAAGGTGGGAGGAGAACGACCCCAAAAAGGAAGTGTCAGCTTCCAGAAAGTCACTTATGGAGGCATAAATGGGGCTTACTACACTGCTTCAACAACCCGAAGAACAGGAAATGATGGA GTGGTGTTGGAAGACAGAAAAGAAGCTGATAGTACTACTGGTCAAGCAACCCATCGTATCTCTAAAGGGATCCATGACAAG ggtcactcaGTGACAAGGCAGCTTAATGCTGATGGTGAGGTGGACACAATGCAAACTTTGCATAATTTAGATGAAG ATGAATTAGCGGGTTTCGATCAAAGTTGGAGAGGTAGTGCTGATATGCATTTACCAGGATGGGATATGCCATTGGACTTTCATTCAAAGCCTG GTATTGGTGGCAGCCGGCTTACCTCCTGGAGTGGCTGGGGTCAACCAATTTGGCAGCAGCTCGGTAGAGATGCTAGTTTGAGACCTGGTGCTCAAGCTGATTCAGCTAGAGGAAGACCTAAAAAGACAGTTTCAATTCCAATAGAGTAG